One window of Triticum dicoccoides isolate Atlit2015 ecotype Zavitan chromosome 5A, WEW_v2.0, whole genome shotgun sequence genomic DNA carries:
- the LOC119300987 gene encoding ATP synthase subunit 9, mitochondrial-like yields MEVQAQVLRIINKKSKKEQRRKNVTRKVFSRLEMLEGAKSIGAGAATIALAGAAVGIGNVLSSLIHSVARNPSLAKQSFGYAFLGFALTEAIALFAPMMAFLISFVFRSHKKS; encoded by the coding sequence TGCAGGCCCAAGTACTTCGAATCATCAACAAGAAATCCAAGAAAGAACAGCGAAGGAAAAACGTGACAAGAAAAGTGTTTTCTCGACTCGAGATGTTAGAAGGTGCTAAATCAATAGGTGCCGGAGCTGCTACAATTGCTTTAGCCGGAGCTGCTGTCGGTATTGGAAACGTCCTCAGTTCTTTGATTCATTCCGTGGCGCGAAATCCATCATTGGCTAAACAATCATTTGGTTATGCCTTTTTGGGCTTTGCTCTCACCGAAGCTATTGCATTGTTTGCCCCAATGATGGCCTTTCTGATCTCATTCGTTTTCCGATCGCATAAAAAGTCATGA